Proteins from a single region of Phycisphaeraceae bacterium D3-23:
- the lnt gene encoding apolipoprotein N-acyltransferase, protein MADAPSHDELPKATSSYLRRYGIDSVWAHLALNLASALMLTLAFPKPGWAAMAFFAPVPIGVLAMRTTRLWTLAWTTLLVFTGWWSLRVGWLGAVSPGAPWGMGLLCGTYMMVMAVALARVQRRFRSALTLTLPVFWVAQEAARSAWPWGGFPWFSLGSSQAMWKPTDSTAVPIPSGLLVQSADLFGVLTVSFLVAMTAGLIVDLIARPMTKRLPTGKVRVRRTVVFAVAGWVVCFAGALVYGYMSLAAHDSPSTGPETRTATITVIQTNVPQSNKMEGTSAEHYRRRMADWDRLFDLTKLALAESPDADLVVWPETMVLRPINDEYVAILDTWLAVGAQAEADGVLAEDEELVAQVELATRERAFRTRIDAFAVQYDTPIIAGGRAQYVDEDERLMNSAFLVVPGAESYPRYSKQWLVPFGEYVPGPRWTRQWFHDNISPYDYDYTLKRGERPVVFEVELAPASRHDAGIGEGDEEAPRATDTPLRLATPICFEDAVGSACREMVYANDGTKRVDLLVNLTNDGWFAGTHQGYQHLQLASLRCIENRVPMARSVNTGVSGFIDSSGRVTQVVSVGGKSQEVDGHATAQVQLDTRKTLYGRVGEAGPVGVGLTATLLLLGTWVPRRLLSSRRHRIG, encoded by the coding sequence ATGGCCGACGCCCCCTCACATGACGAACTGCCCAAGGCCACATCGAGCTACCTCCGGCGGTACGGCATCGACTCGGTCTGGGCCCACCTCGCGCTCAATCTGGCGTCCGCGCTGATGCTTACGCTCGCGTTCCCCAAGCCCGGGTGGGCGGCGATGGCCTTCTTCGCGCCCGTGCCCATCGGCGTGCTCGCCATGCGCACGACCCGGCTGTGGACCCTCGCGTGGACGACGCTGCTCGTCTTCACCGGCTGGTGGTCGCTCCGCGTCGGCTGGCTGGGCGCGGTGTCGCCCGGTGCGCCGTGGGGCATGGGCCTGTTGTGTGGGACGTACATGATGGTGATGGCGGTCGCGCTCGCGCGGGTGCAGCGCCGGTTCCGCTCAGCATTGACACTGACACTCCCCGTCTTCTGGGTCGCGCAGGAAGCGGCACGCAGCGCCTGGCCCTGGGGCGGTTTCCCGTGGTTCTCGCTGGGCTCGTCGCAGGCGATGTGGAAGCCCACCGACTCGACCGCCGTGCCGATCCCCAGCGGGCTGCTCGTGCAGTCGGCGGACCTCTTCGGCGTCCTCACGGTGAGTTTCCTGGTCGCGATGACCGCCGGGCTCATCGTCGATCTCATCGCGCGTCCGATGACCAAACGCCTGCCCACCGGCAAGGTGCGCGTCCGGCGGACCGTCGTTTTCGCGGTCGCGGGCTGGGTCGTCTGCTTCGCCGGGGCGCTGGTGTATGGCTACATGTCGTTGGCGGCGCACGATTCGCCATCGACCGGGCCCGAAACGCGCACAGCCACAATCACCGTCATCCAGACCAACGTCCCCCAGAGCAACAAGATGGAGGGGACCTCGGCGGAACACTATCGCCGACGCATGGCCGACTGGGACCGGCTGTTCGACCTGACCAAGCTCGCGCTCGCGGAGTCGCCCGACGCGGACCTGGTGGTCTGGCCCGAGACCATGGTTTTGCGGCCGATCAATGATGAGTACGTCGCGATCCTCGACACATGGTTGGCTGTGGGCGCGCAGGCCGAGGCGGACGGCGTGTTGGCGGAGGATGAAGAACTCGTCGCGCAGGTTGAGCTGGCGACGCGGGAGCGCGCGTTCCGGACGCGCATCGATGCGTTTGCGGTGCAGTACGACACGCCGATCATCGCGGGCGGCCGGGCGCAGTATGTCGACGAAGACGAGCGGCTGATGAACTCGGCGTTCCTGGTGGTGCCCGGGGCCGAGTCGTACCCGCGTTACAGCAAGCAGTGGCTCGTGCCGTTTGGCGAGTACGTGCCCGGCCCGCGGTGGACCCGGCAGTGGTTCCACGACAACATCAGCCCGTATGACTACGACTACACCCTGAAGCGCGGCGAGCGGCCGGTGGTGTTTGAGGTAGAGCTGGCACCGGCGTCGCGTCATGACGCGGGGATTGGGGAGGGTGACGAAGAAGCACCGCGTGCGACAGATACACCGCTGCGTCTCGCGACGCCGATCTGTTTCGAGGACGCGGTCGGGTCTGCCTGCCGGGAGATGGTCTACGCCAACGACGGGACCAAGCGGGTCGACCTGCTGGTGAACCTGACCAACGACGGCTGGTTTGCGGGGACGCACCAGGGCTACCAGCACCTGCAGCTCGCGTCGCTGCGCTGCATCGAGAACCGCGTGCCGATGGCGCGAAGCGTGAACACCGGGGTGAGCGGCTTTATCGACTCCTCGGGTCGCGTGACGCAGGTCGTCTCCGTCGGCGGCAAGTCGCAGGAGGTCGATGGCCACGCGACCGCACAGGTCCAACTCGACACCCGCAAGACGCTTTACGGCAGGGTCGGCGAGGCGGGCCCGGTTGGCGTCGGGCTCACGGCGACGCTGCTGCTGCTGGGCACGTGGGTGCCGCGCCGGCTGCTGTCATCTCGCCGACATCGGATAGGATGA
- a CDS encoding rod shape-determining protein: MLDSLLSCFSVDMGIDLGTCNTLVCVRGEGIVLNEPSVVAVKKGTNQVLQNGNAVGWVAKEMLGKTPGSITAIRPLKDGVISDFQITEAMLGYFIRKVNGKRPFVKPRVVIAVPSGITAVEKRAVLESAERAGARRVYLVEEPMAAGIGANLPIVEATASMIVDIGGGTTEVAVMSLADIAQCESVRVAGDDLDESIINHMKKAYNLMIGEQTAERVKIEIGSAAPDGEERTMEVRGRDMISGLPRKTVITSEEIREALQEPLSAIIETVTRTLERCEPELAADLVDNGIVLAGGGALLRGIDTIISNATGLDCRIAEEPLTCVARGTAIYLEHLEEWKQTMESDMDEM, from the coding sequence ATCCTCGATAGTCTTCTAAGCTGTTTCAGCGTCGATATGGGCATCGACCTGGGCACGTGCAACACGCTCGTCTGCGTCCGCGGCGAAGGGATCGTGCTCAACGAGCCGTCCGTCGTCGCCGTAAAAAAAGGCACGAATCAAGTCCTCCAGAACGGCAACGCGGTGGGCTGGGTCGCCAAGGAGATGCTGGGTAAGACGCCCGGTTCGATCACCGCGATCCGTCCGCTCAAGGACGGCGTGATCTCCGACTTCCAGATCACCGAGGCGATGCTCGGCTACTTCATCCGCAAGGTCAACGGCAAGCGGCCGTTCGTGAAGCCGCGCGTCGTGATCGCCGTGCCCTCGGGCATCACCGCGGTCGAGAAGCGCGCGGTGCTCGAAAGCGCGGAGCGTGCCGGCGCACGGCGGGTGTACCTCGTCGAGGAGCCCATGGCCGCGGGCATCGGCGCGAACCTGCCGATCGTCGAGGCGACCGCATCGATGATCGTCGACATCGGCGGCGGCACGACGGAGGTCGCGGTGATGTCGCTGGCCGACATCGCGCAGTGCGAGTCGGTCCGCGTCGCGGGGGATGATCTGGACGAGTCCATCATCAACCACATGAAGAAGGCGTACAACCTGATGATCGGCGAGCAGACCGCCGAGCGCGTCAAGATCGAGATCGGCAGCGCCGCGCCCGACGGCGAAGAGCGCACGATGGAGGTCCGCGGCCGAGACATGATCTCCGGGCTCCCGCGCAAGACCGTCATCACCAGCGAAGAGATCCGCGAGGCGCTGCAAGAGCCGTTGAGCGCGATCATCGAGACCGTGACGCGCACGCTCGAGCGCTGCGAGCCCGAGCTCGCCGCCGACCTCGTCGACAACGGCATCGTCCTTGCCGGCGGCGGTGCGCTCTTGCGTGGGATCGACACGATCATCTCCAACGCGACAGGGCTGGACTGCCGGATCGCCGAAGAACCGCTGACCTGCGTCGCCCGTGGCACCGCGATCTACCTCGAACACCTCGAGGAATGGAAGCAGACCATGGAAAGCGACATGGACGAAATGTAG
- a CDS encoding rod shape-determining protein MreC, with protein MLTDTTTRRILIALGVVFVLNSQLNTRHIKWVGTVPNAIVKTLANPPASLMRSAATLVKGRPAEPTHVDEAQGLEERNRSYALAVLENRRLSEENAELRRQLSAYQAAAAVRGSETIRLIEAHVADSNPSRSNPTIELDKGSRAGVQQGNPVIVVADLVGFVSSDVGTLRSSVQLVTMPKARYQVRLLAPEASVQPDDEPVYVYTDATGEFFYCDLPDGQHDVRVGDIASMADDLYHQAYGYILGEVTEVNDDHPDDPLALDRIIIRPSVQFGRLRDVMIQVQE; from the coding sequence ATGCTTACCGACACCACAACCCGGCGCATCCTGATTGCTTTGGGAGTGGTGTTTGTGCTCAACAGCCAGCTCAATACCCGGCACATCAAGTGGGTCGGCACGGTGCCCAACGCGATCGTCAAGACGCTCGCCAACCCGCCCGCGTCGCTGATGCGGAGCGCCGCGACCCTAGTCAAGGGCCGGCCCGCCGAACCGACACACGTGGATGAGGCCCAGGGGCTCGAGGAACGCAACCGGAGCTACGCGCTCGCGGTGCTCGAAAACCGCCGATTGTCCGAGGAAAACGCCGAGCTGCGCCGGCAGCTCAGCGCCTACCAGGCCGCCGCGGCCGTGCGGGGCAGCGAGACGATCCGCCTGATCGAGGCGCACGTCGCGGACAGCAACCCCAGCCGGTCCAACCCGACGATCGAGCTCGACAAGGGCTCGCGGGCCGGCGTGCAGCAGGGCAACCCCGTGATCGTCGTCGCCGATCTTGTTGGTTTCGTATCGAGTGATGTCGGCACGCTGCGTTCGTCGGTCCAACTGGTGACGATGCCCAAGGCCCGCTACCAGGTGCGCCTGCTCGCGCCCGAGGCGAGTGTGCAGCCCGACGACGAGCCGGTCTACGTCTACACCGACGCGACAGGCGAGTTTTTCTACTGCGACCTGCCCGACGGCCAGCACGATGTCCGCGTCGGCGATATCGCGTCCATGGCCGACGACCTCTACCACCAGGCCTACGGCTACATCCTGGGCGAGGTCACCGAAGTCAACGACGACCACCCCGACGACCCGCTCGCGCTCGACCGCATCATCATCCGGCCGTCGGTGCAGTTCGGCCGGTTGCGCGACGTCATGATCCAGGTGCAGGAGTAG
- the mreD gene encoding rod shape-determining protein MreD, giving the protein MNWLIFTLIAYGTYVLQAGLAPVWTLGTRTEPRLLLILLVYIAMQASPTTVAFAALVLGALHDIRQTSVQGLIGPWALGYLAAGYVLLQLRNLLFRDSVFTIAIMSLVAGVFAYLVSTALYALRGVSFLLGQPVAEFSAANAMFQGFFDLLYTAVIAMPVGYLLIKSHAAWSFQGANFHGVSRSR; this is encoded by the coding sequence ATGAACTGGCTGATCTTCACACTCATCGCATACGGCACGTACGTCCTGCAGGCCGGGCTCGCGCCGGTATGGACGCTGGGCACGCGCACCGAGCCCCGGCTGCTGCTGATCCTGCTCGTCTACATCGCGATGCAGGCCTCACCGACGACCGTGGCCTTCGCGGCGCTCGTGCTGGGCGCGCTGCACGATATCCGCCAGACCAGCGTGCAGGGGCTCATCGGCCCGTGGGCGCTGGGCTACCTCGCGGCCGGCTACGTCCTGCTCCAACTCCGCAACCTGCTTTTCCGCGACTCGGTGTTTACGATCGCGATCATGTCGCTCGTCGCCGGCGTCTTCGCCTACCTCGTCTCGACCGCGCTCTACGCGCTGCGCGGTGTGTCGTTTTTGCTGGGCCAACCCGTCGCCGAGTTCTCCGCCGCCAACGCGATGTTCCAGGGGTTCTTCGACCTGCTCTACACGGCCGTCATCGCGATGCCCGTCGGCTACCTGCTGATCAAGTCGCACGCGGCCTGGAGCTTCCAAGGCGCAAACTTCCACGGCGTCAGCCGATCGCGGTAG
- a CDS encoding GDP-mannose 4,6-dehydratase: MRDYIHVEDLVDAHVTVLAALGDGDQRFYNLGTGQGTTVMQIVEAGRKVTGHAIPAEVGPRRAGDPPALYADPSKIKNELGWEAKRTDITQMVQDAWGWFKDHPDGYGA, translated from the coding sequence ATCCGCGACTACATCCACGTCGAGGACCTGGTCGATGCGCACGTCACGGTGCTCGCCGCACTCGGGGATGGCGACCAGCGGTTCTACAACCTCGGGACGGGCCAGGGCACGACGGTGATGCAGATCGTCGAGGCCGGCCGCAAGGTCACGGGCCACGCGATCCCCGCCGAGGTCGGCCCGCGCCGCGCGGGCGACCCCCCCGCCCTCTACGCCGACCCGTCCAAGATCAAGAACGAGCTGGGCTGGGAGGCCAAACGCACCGACATCACGCAGATGGTGCAGGACGCGTGGGGGTGGTTCAAGGATCATCCGGATGGGTACGGCGCGTAG
- a CDS encoding SDR family NAD(P)-dependent oxidoreductase, whose product MQNILVTGGAGYIGSHCVKRLVTDGHHVTVLDNLDRGHREAVEAAGGGKATLEVVDLRDTDAVEAVLKKHSIEAVIHFAALAYVGESVNEPLRYYDNNTAGSVSLLAAMGRAGVNRIVFSSTCATYGEPTQDQMPISETLPQNPINPYGWSKLMTERALMDNATANAGFGFAALRYFNVAGSDPTGTIGEDHTPETHIIPVVLNCARWARSRRSTSSAATTTRPTARASATTSTSRTWSMRTSRCSPHSGMATSGSTTSGRARARR is encoded by the coding sequence ATGCAAAACATCCTCGTCACCGGCGGCGCGGGCTACATCGGCTCGCACTGCGTCAAACGCCTCGTCACCGACGGGCACCACGTCACCGTGCTCGACAATCTCGACCGGGGCCACCGCGAAGCCGTCGAGGCGGCGGGCGGCGGCAAGGCGACGCTCGAAGTCGTCGACCTGCGCGACACCGACGCGGTCGAGGCGGTGTTGAAGAAGCACAGCATCGAGGCCGTGATCCACTTCGCGGCGCTGGCGTATGTCGGCGAGTCGGTCAACGAGCCGCTGCGGTATTACGACAACAACACGGCCGGGTCGGTCTCGCTGCTCGCCGCGATGGGCCGGGCGGGTGTCAATCGCATCGTCTTCAGCTCGACCTGCGCCACGTATGGCGAGCCGACGCAGGACCAGATGCCCATCAGCGAGACGCTCCCGCAGAACCCGATCAACCCCTACGGCTGGTCGAAACTCATGACCGAGCGGGCGCTGATGGATAACGCCACAGCGAACGCCGGCTTCGGCTTCGCGGCGCTGCGCTACTTCAACGTCGCGGGCTCCGACCCCACGGGCACGATCGGCGAAGACCACACGCCCGAGACCCACATCATCCCCGTCGTCCTCAACTGCGCGCGCTGGGCAAGGTCGAGAAGATCAACATCTTCGGCGGCGACTACGACACGCCCGACGGCACGTGCATCCGCGACTACATCCACGTCGAGGACCTGGTCGATGCGCACGTCACGGTGCTCGCCGCACTCGGGGATGGCGACCAGCGGTTCTACAACCTCGGGACGGGCCAGGGCACGACGGTGA
- a CDS encoding DUF368 domain-containing protein: MSDASCESDKAPPQAIEPSGASADPLPALAVRGGLGGVLMGLANLVPGISGGTMLLAAGVYPHFIAAIGEVTTFKFKKHSLVVLGSVVVAAALAILLLAGTVKGLVVEHRWVMYSLFIGLTLGGVPVVWRLIRTSSANHLADSRVGRVVWVGAAVGFIAMAALALFQSSGAAGDTQRDGFVFLFLAGIAGASAMILPGVSGGYLLLVLGVYVPILAGVDAFKDGLKAKDTAVILDVGMAVVLPVGLGVLVGVVGVSNLLRWLLQHYEKATLGVLLGLLVGAVVGLWPFQQTATPVEGQLVKGQAVMRVEDDSVGNPMTAQMLGRWVYADSGEPIDAEDLPTAYFAPTAPQIGGALGLIVLGLSATLLIDRLQGRTEKP, translated from the coding sequence ATGAGTGACGCGTCTTGTGAATCCGATAAAGCACCGCCGCAAGCCATTGAGCCCAGCGGTGCTTCGGCCGACCCCCTGCCCGCGCTGGCGGTGCGGGGCGGGTTGGGCGGCGTGCTCATGGGGCTGGCCAACCTGGTGCCCGGGATCAGCGGCGGCACGATGCTCCTCGCGGCGGGCGTCTACCCGCACTTCATCGCGGCGATCGGCGAGGTCACTACCTTCAAGTTCAAGAAGCATTCGCTCGTCGTGCTCGGCAGCGTCGTCGTTGCCGCGGCGCTCGCGATCCTGCTGCTGGCCGGGACCGTCAAAGGGCTGGTCGTCGAGCACCGCTGGGTCATGTACAGCTTGTTCATCGGCCTGACCCTGGGCGGCGTCCCCGTCGTCTGGCGGCTGATCCGTACGTCAAGCGCAAATCATCTCGCCGACTCGCGCGTCGGGCGCGTGGTCTGGGTCGGCGCCGCCGTGGGCTTCATCGCGATGGCCGCGCTCGCGCTGTTCCAGTCCTCCGGCGCGGCGGGTGACACGCAGCGTGACGGATTTGTTTTCCTCTTCCTCGCGGGCATCGCCGGGGCGTCCGCGATGATCCTGCCCGGGGTCAGCGGCGGGTACCTGCTGCTGGTGCTGGGCGTGTACGTGCCGATCCTGGCGGGGGTCGATGCGTTCAAGGACGGGCTCAAGGCCAAGGATACCGCAGTCATCCTCGACGTCGGCATGGCCGTGGTCCTGCCGGTCGGGCTCGGTGTGCTCGTCGGTGTCGTCGGTGTCAGCAACCTGCTGCGCTGGCTGCTCCAGCACTACGAAAAAGCGACGCTGGGCGTACTGCTCGGCCTCCTCGTCGGCGCGGTGGTCGGGCTCTGGCCCTTCCAACAAACCGCGACACCCGTCGAGGGTCAGCTCGTCAAGGGGCAGGCGGTCATGCGGGTCGAAGACGATTCTGTAGGGAACCCGATGACTGCGCAGATGCTCGGCCGGTGGGTGTACGCCGACAGCGGCGAGCCGATCGACGCCGAGGACCTGCCCACGGCCTACTTCGCCCCGACCGCGCCGCAAATCGGCGGCGCACTGGGTTTGATTGTTTTGGGGCTTAGCGCGACACTGCTGATCGATCGGCTGCAAGGCCGGACCGAGAAGCCATAA
- a CDS encoding alanine/glycine:cation symporter family protein — MTEARPQAPSPQRAVRRGALPATLALLLVLFALPASLNAQDSAGRVGDEPARAPETAVATGFSPQFAAAPPDESSASIADMFNGTLGAINGVAFKYLLFDLSFGGLKYEKLDLEGNVVYTQEPVTEDLTANTMVQRLDGDGKLVFSARGEPVLIEMPAGATVQRIGADGGLETKQGDPEMEGPAMPFLVVFLGLGAVFFTFWHRGIVFAGFKHSVDVVRGKYTDASDPGDIPPFRALTSALSATVGLGNIAGVAIAMVTGGPGALFWMMFLGFFGMSAKFHESTLAQAFRTTNADGSISGGPMYYLRDGIAKHAPSLAGLGKVLAIVFAVFCMAASLGGGNMFQSNQSFEGFYETFVAEDSVALAAATAMSDDELRGYAASDRVGRLILKNPDYQGLSQADAIAKADRAVLMQVVDLGAIETHLRVVEARKSLSTQAIRQNLTDAQLVRLNAEEAALADDDLTDAERSAALAGVARETITAEQVAILIGNEELVAAEGIVNPVKQDRDRRAAQEKRFAIGYGILLSAVVALVVIGGITRIGAATSKIVPAMCVLYVGGCLTVILLNIGMLPDLIGLVMSEAFAGKSIFGGLLGAMMVGFQRAAFSSEAGLGSSAIAHSAAQTAEPVREGFVASLEPFIDTIVICFLTGMTVLITNAYIAPQFAGSSSEGAAVTLLAFKSVGALSGWFPYVLAISIMLFAFSTMISWCYYGERAWGYLFGLKSVLVFRLMFVACVFIGAVAALGPVLDFSDVMLLSMALPNIIGGVILAKVVKQKVKDYWAKQKAGGFDGPHTGPDTTGADI; from the coding sequence ATGACCGAAGCCCGACCCCAAGCCCCGTCGCCCCAGCGTGCCGTCCGTCGAGGGGCGCTGCCTGCCACGCTCGCCCTGCTCCTCGTGCTCTTCGCACTGCCCGCCTCACTCAACGCACAAGACAGTGCCGGCCGCGTGGGCGATGAACCCGCACGGGCACCCGAAACTGCCGTCGCCACAGGATTCAGCCCCCAGTTCGCCGCCGCCCCGCCCGACGAATCGTCCGCCTCTATCGCCGACATGTTCAACGGCACGCTGGGCGCGATCAACGGCGTCGCCTTCAAATACCTGCTCTTCGACCTCTCCTTCGGCGGGCTCAAGTACGAGAAACTCGACCTCGAAGGCAACGTCGTCTACACCCAGGAACCCGTTACCGAAGACCTCACCGCCAACACCATGGTCCAGCGGCTCGACGGCGACGGCAAGCTTGTCTTCTCGGCGCGCGGCGAGCCGGTGCTGATCGAGATGCCCGCCGGCGCTACCGTGCAACGCATCGGCGCCGATGGCGGGCTCGAAACCAAGCAGGGCGACCCCGAGATGGAGGGCCCGGCGATGCCCTTCCTCGTCGTCTTCCTCGGGCTGGGCGCGGTGTTCTTTACCTTCTGGCACCGCGGGATCGTCTTCGCCGGGTTCAAGCACTCGGTCGATGTCGTGCGCGGCAAGTACACCGACGCGAGCGACCCGGGCGACATCCCGCCCTTCCGCGCACTGACCAGCGCGCTGTCCGCGACGGTCGGGCTGGGCAATATCGCCGGCGTCGCGATCGCCATGGTCACCGGCGGGCCCGGCGCACTGTTCTGGATGATGTTCCTCGGGTTCTTCGGCATGAGCGCGAAGTTCCACGAGTCCACCCTCGCCCAGGCCTTCCGCACGACCAACGCCGACGGCTCGATCTCCGGCGGGCCGATGTACTACCTCCGCGACGGCATCGCCAAGCACGCCCCCTCGCTCGCGGGGCTGGGCAAGGTGCTCGCCATCGTCTTCGCCGTGTTCTGTATGGCCGCGTCTTTGGGCGGGGGCAATATGTTCCAGTCCAACCAGTCGTTCGAGGGCTTCTACGAGACCTTCGTGGCCGAGGACTCCGTCGCACTCGCCGCGGCCACCGCGATGAGCGACGACGAGCTGCGCGGGTATGCGGCAAGCGACCGCGTGGGCCGGCTGATCCTCAAAAACCCCGACTACCAGGGGCTTTCACAGGCGGACGCGATCGCCAAGGCCGACCGGGCGGTGCTGATGCAGGTGGTCGACCTGGGCGCGATCGAGACGCACCTCCGCGTGGTCGAGGCCCGCAAGTCGCTCTCGACCCAGGCGATCCGCCAAAACCTGACCGACGCGCAGCTCGTCCGGCTCAACGCCGAGGAGGCCGCGCTGGCCGACGACGATTTGACCGACGCCGAGCGCAGCGCCGCGCTCGCCGGCGTCGCCCGCGAAACGATCACCGCCGAGCAGGTCGCGATCCTGATCGGCAACGAAGAACTCGTTGCGGCCGAGGGCATCGTCAACCCCGTCAAGCAGGACCGCGACCGCCGCGCTGCGCAGGAAAAACGCTTCGCCATCGGCTACGGCATCCTCCTCTCGGCCGTCGTCGCGCTCGTCGTCATCGGCGGCATCACCCGCATCGGCGCGGCGACCTCCAAGATCGTCCCCGCCATGTGCGTGCTCTATGTCGGCGGCTGCCTGACCGTCATCCTCCTCAACATCGGCATGCTGCCCGACCTCATCGGGCTGGTGATGAGCGAGGCCTTCGCCGGCAAGTCGATCTTCGGCGGGCTGCTGGGCGCGATGATGGTCGGCTTCCAACGCGCCGCCTTCTCCAGCGAAGCCGGGCTTGGCTCTTCGGCCATCGCCCACTCGGCCGCGCAGACCGCCGAGCCCGTCCGCGAGGGCTTTGTCGCCTCGCTCGAACCGTTCATCGACACGATCGTCATCTGCTTCCTGACGGGCATGACGGTGCTCATCACCAACGCCTACATCGCCCCGCAGTTCGCCGGCAGTTCGAGCGAAGGCGCGGCCGTGACCCTGCTCGCGTTCAAGTCCGTCGGCGCGCTCTCGGGCTGGTTCCCCTACGTCCTGGCGATCAGCATCATGCTCTTCGCCTTCTCGACCATGATCTCGTGGTGCTACTACGGCGAACGTGCGTGGGGCTACCTGTTCGGGCTCAAGAGTGTGCTCGTGTTCCGGCTGATGTTTGTCGCCTGTGTCTTCATCGGCGCGGTCGCCGCGCTGGGCCCCGTGCTCGACTTCTCGGATGTCATGCTGCTGAGCATGGCGCTGCCCAACATCATCGGCGGCGTGATCCTCGCGAAGGTCGTCAAGCAGAAGGTCAAGGACTACTGGGCCAAGCAGAAGGCCGGCGGCTTCGACGGCCCGCACACCGGGCCCGACACGACCGGCGCGGATATCTGA
- a CDS encoding amidohydrolase family protein codes for MDDLSAPYTASPTPRMIVDLHTRLWTSIDQLGKPVAAQMRRRRVDAWDDHTADPKGHRAAMGPVDRAVVLGFESKELGGHISHEQVAGYVERDPDKLLGFAGIDPKARDPVMSLDNALGLGLVGVVVSPAAAGFHPTDTRAMALFEACQDQGVPVLFESGALIARDTRMEFARPVLLDEVAREYPQLKIILGSCGAPWVDECVALMAKHPTVYADIAALVARPWQLFNALLTAHQLDTIDQVLFGSNYPHTTPEQAIKTIYSVNTLTQGTQLPSVPREQLRTIVERDTIKTLGLDEVIAGRAQTPPEPDLDADADAVANADHEAGEEEPSTDEPQPQEESA; via the coding sequence ATGGATGACTTGTCGGCCCCCTACACCGCCAGCCCGACCCCGCGCATGATCGTTGACCTGCATACCCGTCTTTGGACCTCGATCGACCAGCTCGGCAAGCCCGTCGCTGCGCAGATGCGTCGCAGGCGGGTCGATGCCTGGGACGACCACACCGCCGACCCCAAGGGCCACCGCGCCGCGATGGGGCCTGTCGACCGCGCGGTTGTGCTGGGTTTTGAAAGCAAGGAACTCGGCGGGCACATCTCGCACGAGCAGGTCGCCGGCTACGTCGAGCGCGACCCCGACAAGCTGCTGGGCTTTGCCGGCATCGACCCCAAGGCACGCGACCCGGTCATGTCGCTCGACAACGCGCTGGGGCTCGGCCTTGTCGGCGTCGTCGTCAGCCCCGCCGCCGCCGGCTTCCACCCCACCGACACCCGTGCGATGGCGCTCTTCGAGGCCTGCCAGGACCAAGGCGTCCCCGTCCTCTTCGAGTCCGGCGCGCTCATCGCACGCGACACACGCATGGAGTTTGCCCGGCCCGTCCTGCTCGACGAAGTCGCACGCGAGTACCCCCAACTCAAGATTATCCTCGGCAGCTGCGGGGCGCCCTGGGTCGACGAGTGCGTCGCGCTCATGGCCAAGCACCCCACCGTCTACGCAGACATCGCCGCCCTCGTCGCCCGGCCTTGGCAGCTCTTCAACGCCCTGCTCACCGCGCACCAGCTCGACACCATCGACCAGGTCCTCTTCGGCAGCAACTACCCGCACACCACCCCCGAGCAGGCGATCAAGACGATCTACTCCGTCAACACGCTGACGCAGGGCACGCAGCTTCCCTCCGTCCCACGCGAACAACTCCGCACGATTGTCGAGCGCGACACGATCAAGACCCTCGGGCTCGACGAAGTGATCGCCGGCCGGGCACAGACGCCGCCCGAACCCGACCTCGACGCTGACGCCGATGCAGTAGCCAACGCAGACCATGAAGCGGGTGAAGAAGAACCCTCGACCGACGAGCCCCAACCCCAAGAGGAGTCGGCGTGA
- the gcvH gene encoding glycine cleavage system protein GcvH, protein MAAPEDRYYLSSHEWHKPDGDHVLVGISKFAVDELTDITYLEVEKDSGEIAKGESFGEVESVKATSELYVGIDGEVVEVNQEVIDNPAMLNEDCYDAGWILKIKPSDPEQVTSLLNAADYSAQNAD, encoded by the coding sequence ATGGCCGCACCCGAAGACCGCTACTACCTGTCCAGCCACGAGTGGCACAAGCCCGACGGCGACCATGTGCTCGTCGGCATCAGCAAGTTCGCCGTCGATGAGCTCACCGACATCACCTACCTCGAAGTCGAGAAAGACTCGGGCGAGATCGCCAAGGGCGAGTCGTTCGGCGAGGTCGAATCCGTCAAGGCCACGAGCGAGCTCTACGTCGGGATCGATGGCGAGGTCGTCGAAGTCAACCAGGAAGTCATCGACAACCCCGCGATGCTCAACGAAGACTGCTACGACGCGGGCTGGATCCTGAAGATCAAGCCCAGCGACCCCGAACAGGTCACGTCTCTGCTCAACGCCGCAGATTACTCAGCCCAGAACGCTGACTAG